The genomic DNA CCTCACCGGGTTCCTGCTTCTTCCAGGATCAGGCGGGCAGCGCGCATGCCGGAGAGGGTCGCCAGAGGCACGCCGCCGCCGGGGTGAACACTGCCGCCGGCAAAATATAAACCGCCCAATGGGGAACGATTGCCAGGGCGCCGGAAGGGGGCAAAGCGGTGGTTGAAAGAAATGCCATACAACGCGCCTCGCCAGGCACCCGTGAGGCGTTGCAAGTCCTGGGGGGTGATCACTGTCTGATAGCGGATTTTGGCGCGCAGATCGAAGCCCCATTCGGCAAGCCGCCCCAGCAGATGCTCGACGTAAGCCAGCGCTTCTTCGTCCTGCTGCCCGCCGGGCTGCGCCTCCAAAGGTGGGGCATTGACCAGGACAAACCAGTTTTCGCAGCCGGCGGGGGCGTGATCGCCATCGGTCTTACCCGTGATCGCCACATAAATCGTCGGATCCTGCGGCAGGCGACCTTCGCCGAAAATCTGCTCGAATTCGCGGCGGTAATCCTTTGAGAAAAAGATGTTGTGATGGGCAAGCGCTGGATGAGTGCCTTCTACCCCCAGTAGCAGGATGAAAGCCGAGCAGGAGGTTGCCTGACGGCTCAGTTGGCGAAAGTGCTTTTGGGCAGCCGGAGAATCGATCAGGGAATAGGTGGTGGTGACATCGATATTGGAGATGGCGAGGCGGGTGGGCAGGCTCTCTCCGTTTTCCAGCTCCACCCCGACCAGACGATCGTCTTGCACGCGCAGGCGCTTGACCCGCGCCTGCGTGTGAATTTCAACCCCCAATTGGGTGGCAAGGCGTTCGTAGGCCCGCCCCAACTGGTACACGCCTCCCTGGGGATACCAGACCCCCTGGGCTAATTCGACATGCGCGATCGAACTCAGGGTTGCCGGGGCCAGGTAGGGGCTGGCGCCGACATAGGTGGCAAAGCGCCCCAGCAACTGGCGCAGGTGAGGATGGCGCACAGCCCGCTCAATCCGTCTTTGCAAGGTGCTGATAACATCAACCGAGAGGGCGTCTTTCAGCGAGACTCTTCGCAAGCTGGAGAGCGTGGGTGGCGGCCCGAAGATGAAAACCGGGCTGACAATGCGGTATACGCGCGCCGCTTCGGCGAGAAACCCCAGATACCCCTCCACATCCCGCGCTTCGAGGGCGGCAATTTGCTCCAGCGTTCGGGAAAGATCACGACACAGATCCAACTGCCTGCCATCCCAGAAGAAATAGCGCGTGAGCGGATCGATC from Anaerolineae bacterium includes the following:
- a CDS encoding Phytoene desaturase, neurosporene or lycopene producing encodes the protein MTDSTQPVTILGGGVGGLAAAISLGSAGRRVVLLEQNEQVGGKMSEQRANGFRWDCGPSVITMRNVYEALFSAAGQRLEDFVTLLPIDPLTRYFFWDGRQLDLCRDLSRTLEQIAALEARDVEGYLGFLAEAARVYRIVSPVFIFGPPPTLSSLRRVSLKDALSVDVISTLQRRIERAVRHPHLRQLLGRFATYVGASPYLAPATLSSIAHVELAQGVWYPQGGVYQLGRAYERLATQLGVEIHTQARVKRLRVQDDRLVGVELENGESLPTRLAISNIDVTTTYSLIDSPAAQKHFRQLSRQATSCSAFILLLGVEGTHPALAHHNIFFSKDYRREFEQIFGEGRLPQDPTIYVAITGKTDGDHAPAGCENWFVLVNAPPLEAQPGGQQDEEALAYVEHLLGRLAEWGFDLRAKIRYQTVITPQDLQRLTGAWRGALYGISFNHRFAPFRRPGNRSPLGGLYFAGGSVHPGGGVPLATLSGMRAARLILEEAGTR